From Mycobacterium lacus, one genomic window encodes:
- the hisN gene encoding histidinol-phosphatase, protein MDRTGDDLTLALTLADRADRLTSARFGALDLRIDTKPDLTPVTDADRAVEADLRKMLGHDRPGDAILGEEFGGTTTFSGRQWIIDPIDGTKNFVRGVPVWASLIALLEDGVPSVGVVSAPALQRRWWAARGRGAFASVDGDRPRRLRVSAVAELRSASLSFSSLSGWAQLGMRERFLELTDAVWRVRAYGDFLSYCLVAEGAVDIAAEPEVSVWDLAALDILLREAGGELTSLAGTRGPHGGSGVATNGLLHKQVLTRLNPA, encoded by the coding sequence ATGGACCGCACCGGCGACGATCTGACGCTCGCGCTGACGCTGGCCGACCGCGCGGACAGGCTCACGAGCGCGCGGTTCGGCGCGCTGGATCTGCGCATCGACACCAAACCGGATCTGACTCCGGTGACCGACGCCGATCGGGCGGTCGAGGCCGACCTTCGCAAAATGCTCGGACACGACCGGCCCGGCGACGCCATCCTGGGCGAAGAGTTCGGCGGCACAACAACTTTCAGCGGCCGGCAGTGGATCATCGACCCGATCGACGGCACCAAGAACTTCGTGCGCGGGGTGCCGGTGTGGGCAAGTTTGATCGCGTTGCTCGAAGACGGCGTCCCATCCGTCGGTGTCGTCAGCGCGCCCGCGCTGCAGCGGCGGTGGTGGGCGGCGCGCGGGCGGGGCGCGTTCGCGTCGGTCGACGGCGACCGGCCCCGCCGGCTGCGGGTGTCCGCGGTGGCCGAACTGCGTTCGGCGAGCCTGTCGTTCTCCAGCCTGTCCGGGTGGGCGCAGCTCGGTATGCGTGAACGCTTCCTCGAGCTGACCGATGCGGTGTGGCGGGTCCGCGCCTATGGCGATTTTCTGTCCTATTGCCTGGTGGCCGAGGGAGCCGTCGACATCGCCGCCGAACCAGAGGTGTCGGTGTGGGACCTGGCGGCGCTGGACATCCTGCTGCGCGAGGCGGGCGGGGAGCTCACCAGCCTGGCCGGCACCCGTGGCCCGCATGGTGGCAGCGGCGTGGCGACCAACGGCCTGCTGCACAAACAGGTGCTAACCAGGCTCAACCCCGCGTAA
- the amrS gene encoding AmmeMemoRadiSam system radical SAM enzyme, whose product MTHLLSQDDPFTVATKHWHRLDDGRIQCDVCPRACKLHEGQRGLCFVRARLDDQVKLTSYGRSSGFCVDPIEKKPLNHFLPGSAVLSFGTAGCNLACKFCQNWDISKSREIDTLASRAGPDDIARTADELGCRSVAFTYNDPAIFWEYAADVADACHDRGIYAVAVTAGYMCPAPRAEFYRHIDAANVDLKAFTEDFYHKVCVGHLNDVLDTLVYLRHQTNVWLEITTLLIPGRNDSDGEIAAECAWIRENLGVDVPLHFTAFHPDYKMMDTPPTPPETLTRARRIGIDEGLRFVYTGNVHDATGGSTLCPACGSAVVVRGWYTIRHYALTDDGRCRVCGHHLAGRYDGPAGHWGRRRLPLLADLSHGVN is encoded by the coding sequence ATGACCCACCTTCTTTCACAAGACGACCCGTTCACCGTGGCGACCAAGCACTGGCACCGGCTCGATGACGGGCGGATCCAGTGCGACGTATGCCCGCGCGCGTGCAAACTCCACGAGGGCCAACGCGGCCTGTGCTTCGTCCGCGCCCGGCTCGACGACCAGGTGAAACTCACCAGCTACGGGCGTTCAAGCGGATTCTGTGTCGATCCGATCGAGAAAAAGCCCCTCAACCACTTCCTGCCCGGGTCGGCGGTGCTCTCGTTCGGCACCGCCGGGTGCAACCTGGCGTGCAAGTTCTGCCAGAACTGGGACATCTCCAAGTCCCGCGAGATCGACACCCTTGCCAGCCGGGCCGGCCCCGACGACATCGCGCGCACCGCTGACGAATTGGGTTGTCGCAGTGTGGCATTCACCTACAATGACCCGGCCATCTTCTGGGAATACGCCGCCGATGTCGCAGACGCCTGCCACGACCGGGGCATCTACGCCGTCGCGGTGACGGCCGGGTACATGTGTCCCGCGCCCCGCGCCGAGTTCTACCGGCACATCGATGCGGCCAACGTCGACCTGAAGGCGTTCACCGAAGACTTCTACCACAAGGTCTGCGTCGGGCATCTGAATGACGTCCTGGACACCCTGGTCTACCTAAGACACCAGACGAATGTCTGGCTGGAGATCACCACCCTGCTGATCCCCGGACGCAACGACAGCGACGGGGAAATCGCCGCCGAATGCGCGTGGATCCGCGAAAACCTCGGCGTCGACGTGCCGCTGCATTTCACCGCCTTCCACCCCGATTACAAGATGATGGACACGCCGCCGACACCGCCCGAAACGCTGACGCGGGCCCGCCGTATCGGTATCGATGAAGGCCTGCGATTCGTCTACACGGGCAACGTCCACGACGCCACGGGCGGCAGCACGCTGTGCCCGGCGTGCGGGTCGGCGGTGGTGGTCCGTGGCTGGTACACGATCCGGCACTATGCCCTGACCGATGACGGCCGCTGCCGAGTGTGTGGGCATCACTTGGCCGGCCGCTACGACGGACCGGCCGGACACTGGGGCCGGCGACGGCTACCCCTGCTGGCCGACCTTTCGCACGGTGTGAATTAG
- a CDS encoding acyl-CoA dehydrogenase family protein translates to MTDTTSASEPSQSRRKRRGRKTGVGMQPHKRTGIDVTLALLTPIVGQEFLDKYHLRDPLNRTLRYGTKTIFSTAAATSRQFKRVQNLRSGPTRLKSSGKDYFDLTPDDDQKLIIETVDEFAKEILRPAAHDADEAAAYPPDLIAKAAELGITAINIPEDFDGIAAHRSSVTNVLVAEALAYGDMGLALPILAPGGVASALTHWGSADQQATYLNEFAGNDVPQACVAIAEPQPLFDPTRLKTTAVRTPSGYRLDGVKSLVPAAADAELFIVAAQLNGKPALFIVESSTQGLTVRADPSMGIRAAALGQVELSAVSVPLRARLGEDEATDADYSEAIALARLGWAALAVGTSHAVLDYVVPYVKEREAFGEPIARRQAVAFMCANIAIELDGLRLITWRGASRAEQGLPFAREAALAKRLGSDKGMQIGLDGVQLLGGHGYTKEHPVERWYRDLRAIGVAEGVVVI, encoded by the coding sequence ATGACCGACACCACCTCTGCTTCCGAACCTTCCCAATCGCGGCGCAAACGCCGCGGCCGCAAGACCGGTGTTGGCATGCAGCCACACAAGCGGACCGGCATCGACGTCACACTGGCGCTGCTTACGCCGATCGTCGGCCAGGAGTTCCTGGACAAATACCACCTGCGCGATCCGCTCAACCGAACCCTGCGCTACGGCACGAAGACCATTTTCTCCACGGCCGCGGCCACCAGCCGTCAGTTCAAGCGGGTGCAGAACCTCCGCAGCGGGCCCACCCGGCTGAAGTCCAGCGGCAAGGACTACTTCGACCTCACGCCCGACGACGACCAGAAGCTGATCATCGAGACCGTCGACGAATTCGCCAAGGAGATACTGCGGCCCGCGGCTCACGACGCCGACGAGGCGGCGGCCTACCCGCCCGATCTGATCGCCAAGGCCGCCGAGCTGGGAATCACGGCGATCAACATCCCCGAGGATTTCGACGGCATCGCCGCACACCGATCCAGCGTGACCAACGTGCTGGTGGCCGAGGCGTTGGCGTATGGCGATATGGGTCTGGCGCTGCCGATTCTGGCCCCCGGCGGCGTGGCGTCCGCACTGACCCACTGGGGCAGCGCCGATCAGCAGGCTACCTACCTGAACGAGTTTGCTGGCAACGATGTCCCGCAGGCCTGCGTGGCGATCGCCGAACCACAGCCGTTGTTCGACCCCACCCGGCTGAAGACCACCGCCGTGCGCACGCCGTCCGGATACCGGCTTGACGGGGTCAAATCATTGGTTCCGGCGGCGGCCGACGCCGAGTTGTTCATCGTCGCAGCCCAGTTGAACGGCAAGCCGGCGCTGTTCATCGTCGAGTCGTCGACCCAGGGACTGACCGTCAGGGCGGATCCGAGCATGGGGATTCGCGCCGCGGCCCTGGGCCAGGTGGAGCTCTCCGCGGTATCGGTGCCGCTCCGTGCCCGGCTGGGCGAGGACGAAGCCACCGACGCCGATTATTCGGAGGCGATCGCGCTGGCCCGGCTGGGCTGGGCGGCGCTGGCGGTCGGCACCTCGCATGCGGTGCTCGACTATGTCGTGCCGTATGTGAAAGAGCGCGAGGCATTCGGCGAGCCGATCGCCCGTCGTCAAGCGGTGGCGTTCATGTGCGCCAACATCGCCATCGAACTGGACGGCCTGCGACTGATCACCTGGCGCGGCGCGTCCCGAGCCGAGCAGGGTCTGCCGTTCGCCCGGGAAGCCGCGCTGGCCAAGCGGCTGGGCTCCGACAAGGGCATGCAGATCGGCCTGGACGGCGTGCAGCTGCTCGGCGGCCACGGCTACACCAAGGAGCACCCGGTCGAACGCTGGTACCGCGACCTGCGGGCCATCGGCGTCGCCGAGGGTGTTGTCGTTATCTGA
- a CDS encoding acyl-CoA dehydrogenase family protein: MAINLELPRKLQAVTHKTHQGVAEMVRPIARKYDLKEHAYPVELDTLIVLFEGASGSFAFAGADALGDDDEDRDKNHNGANMAALLQTLEASWGDVAMLLSIPYQGLGNAAISAVATDEQLERLGKVWAAMAITEPGFGSDSAAVATTATLDGDEYVINGEKIFVTAGSRATHIVVWATLDKSLGRPAIKSFIVPREHPGVTVERLERKLGIKGSDTAAIRFDNVRIPKDNLLGNPEIEVGKGFAGVMETFDNTRPIVAAMAIGIGRAALEEIRKILTEAGVEISYDKPSHVQSAAAAEFLRMEADWEASYLLALRAAWQADNNIPNSKEASMSKAKAGRMASDVTCKAVELAGTTGYSEQTLLEKWARDSKILDIFEGTQQIQQLVVARRLLGLSSAELK, from the coding sequence ATGGCAATCAATCTGGAGCTGCCGCGCAAACTGCAAGCGGTGACGCACAAGACGCATCAAGGTGTCGCCGAGATGGTGCGGCCGATCGCCCGCAAATATGACCTCAAAGAGCACGCCTACCCGGTCGAACTCGACACCCTGATCGTCCTGTTCGAGGGAGCATCCGGATCGTTCGCCTTCGCCGGAGCCGACGCGCTGGGCGACGACGACGAAGACAGGGACAAGAACCACAACGGTGCCAACATGGCCGCGCTGCTGCAGACCTTGGAGGCCAGCTGGGGCGACGTAGCGATGTTGCTGTCCATCCCGTATCAGGGGCTGGGCAACGCGGCGATCTCCGCGGTTGCCACCGATGAGCAGCTGGAGCGCTTGGGCAAGGTGTGGGCGGCGATGGCCATCACCGAACCGGGATTCGGGTCGGACTCGGCCGCGGTGGCGACAACGGCGACGCTGGACGGCGACGAGTACGTGATCAACGGCGAGAAGATCTTCGTCACCGCCGGTTCGCGCGCCACCCACATCGTGGTGTGGGCGACGCTGGACAAGTCACTGGGTCGCCCGGCGATCAAGTCGTTCATCGTGCCGCGCGAGCACCCCGGCGTCACGGTCGAACGCCTCGAGCGCAAGCTCGGCATCAAAGGGTCGGATACCGCCGCCATCCGTTTCGATAACGTGCGCATCCCCAAGGACAACCTGCTGGGCAATCCCGAAATCGAAGTCGGCAAGGGCTTTGCCGGGGTGATGGAGACCTTCGACAACACGCGGCCGATTGTCGCCGCCATGGCGATTGGGATCGGCCGCGCCGCGCTGGAGGAAATCCGCAAGATCCTCACCGAGGCCGGAGTGGAGATCTCCTACGACAAGCCTTCGCATGTTCAGAGCGCCGCCGCGGCCGAGTTCCTGCGGATGGAGGCCGACTGGGAGGCCAGCTACCTGCTAGCGCTGCGCGCGGCGTGGCAGGCCGACAACAATATCCCCAACTCCAAAGAGGCGTCGATGAGCAAGGCCAAGGCGGGTCGGATGGCCAGCGACGTTACCTGTAAGGCCGTCGAATTAGCAGGCACCACAGGCTATTCCGAGCAGACCCTGCTGGAGAAGTGGGCTCGCGACTCCAAGATCCTGGACATCTTCGAGGGCACCCAGCAGATCCAGCAGCTGGTGGTCGCCCGCCGGTTGCTGGGTCTCTCGTCGGCCGAGCTGAAGTAG
- a CDS encoding cellulose binding domain-containing protein, which produces MAYVVAVPETLASAAADLEGIGRALSAADAATGPSTTGLVAAAADEVSVSVAALLRTFAQEYQAASAQVAAFHARLVRTLTENALVYAIAEAANASPLQSVASAAISNINAPTSGRGTGAGTTGGTTTGSGGTTSAATSGGTTTSGGTTSATTSGGTTSAATSGGTTTSGGTTSAATSGTTSAATSGGTTTSDAVTTSAVSTSAVTTTTGGGTAVGATYAVASQWDSGFVANYTITNSGTTSLSNWQVEFDLPADESITSAWNGQLAQSGTHYVLTPESWTQTIAPGGSVTVGFEATHTGTYSPPTNLVVNGQPVSDGGATSGGGGTTGGGTSGGGTTGGGTTSGGGTTGGDTTGGGTTGGGTTGGGTTSGGDTTGGGTTSGGTTGGGTTGGGDTTGGGTTGGGTTGGGTSGGSGTAVGATYAVASQWDSGFVANYTITNSGTTSLSNWQVEFDLPADESITSAWNGQLAQSGTHYVLTPESWTQTIAPGGSVTVGFQATQTGAYSAPTNLVVNGQPVSGGTTGGGTTGGGTTGGGTTGGGTTGGGTTGGGTTGGGTTGGGTTGGGTTGGGTTGGGTTGGGTSGGGTGGATSGEFSPYIDMTLWPPLSTANAADLANAGVKDATLAFIVSGAGNQPAWGGVYSLTDPVITSQISALQSAGIDPTISFGGANGVDLAYNAPSATALAQQYQSVVNAFGIRQLDFDIEGGMQANNAVLTRQAQAIAMLQAQQAALGTPVEVSYTLPVLPTGLTHDGLNVLQIAKANGVDIGRVNIMAMDYGGQFDQAYPGGRPDMGDYAIQAATAVHSQLMTLDPSLSSEQAWSKIGVTPMIGINDDMNEIFYVEDAQQLTTFAQQNHIGEIGMWSVARDTSGQLGVVAPNGSGVAQTPYEYSRTFAQLDD; this is translated from the coding sequence ATGGCGTATGTGGTGGCGGTCCCAGAGACGTTGGCTTCGGCCGCGGCGGATTTGGAGGGCATTGGCAGGGCGCTGAGCGCCGCTGATGCAGCGACGGGGCCGTCGACTACGGGGTTGGTGGCGGCCGCCGCCGATGAGGTGTCGGTGTCCGTCGCGGCGCTGTTACGCACGTTCGCTCAGGAATATCAAGCCGCGAGCGCCCAGGTGGCGGCGTTCCACGCCCGGCTTGTGCGGACGTTGACCGAGAATGCTTTGGTGTATGCGATCGCGGAGGCTGCCAACGCGTCGCCCTTGCAGAGCGTCGCGAGCGCGGCGATCAGCAATATCAATGCGCCCACCAGCGGTCGCGGCACTGGCGCCGGCACTACGGGCGGCACCACCACCGGCAGCGGCGGCACCACCAGCGCAGCCACTAGCGGCGGCACCACCACCAGCGGCGGCACCACCAGCGCCACCACCAGCGGCGGCACCACCAGCGCAGCCACTAGCGGCGGCACCACCACCAGCGGCGGCACCACCAGCGCAGCCACTAGCGGCACCACCAGCGCAGCCACCAGCGGCGGCACCACCACCAGCGACGCCGTCACCACCAGCGCCGTCAGCACCAGCGCGGTCACGACCACCACCGGCGGCGGTACCGCGGTTGGGGCGACGTACGCGGTGGCGTCGCAATGGGATAGCGGCTTTGTGGCCAATTACACGATCACCAATTCGGGTACGACTTCGCTGAGCAACTGGCAGGTTGAATTCGATCTGCCCGCAGATGAGTCCATCACGAGTGCGTGGAATGGGCAGCTTGCCCAGTCCGGCACGCACTACGTCTTGACCCCGGAGTCTTGGACGCAAACGATTGCACCCGGCGGTTCGGTCACCGTTGGCTTCGAAGCCACACACACCGGCACCTACTCGCCGCCGACCAATTTGGTGGTCAACGGGCAACCAGTGAGCGACGGTGGCGCCACCAGCGGTGGAGGCGGCACCACTGGTGGTGGCACGAGCGGTGGCGGCACCACTGGTGGCGGCACCACCAGCGGCGGCGGAACCACCGGTGGCGACACCACCGGCGGCGGAACCACCGGTGGCGGAACCACCGGTGGCGGAACCACCAGCGGCGGCGACACCACCGGTGGCGGAACCACCAGCGGCGGCACCACTGGTGGCGGCACCACCGGCGGCGGCGACACCACCGGTGGTGGCACCACTGGTGGCGGCACCACCGGTGGGGGCACTAGTGGTGGCAGCGGTACCGCGGTTGGGGCGACGTACGCGGTGGCGTCGCAATGGGATAGCGGCTTCGTGGCCAATTACACGATCACCAATTCGGGTACGACTTCGCTGAGCAACTGGCAGGTTGAATTCGATCTGCCCGCAGATGAGTCCATCACGAGTGCGTGGAATGGGCAGCTTGCCCAGTCCGGCACGCACTACGTCTTGACCCCGGAGTCTTGGACGCAAACGATTGCACCCGGCGGTTCGGTCACCGTTGGCTTCCAAGCCACGCAGACCGGCGCCTACTCGGCGCCGACGAATTTGGTGGTCAATGGGCAACCAGTCAGCGGCGGAACCACCGGCGGTGGAACCACCGGCGGCGGAACCACCGGCGGCGGAACCACCGGCGGTGGAACGACCGGCGGCGGAACCACCGGCGGTGGAACCACCGGCGGCGGAACCACCGGCGGCGGAACCACCGGCGGTGGAACCACCGGCGGTGGAACCACCGGCGGCGGAACCACCGGTGGCGGCACTAGCGGCGGCGGCACCGGCGGGGCGACGTCGGGGGAGTTCTCTCCCTACATAGACATGACGCTCTGGCCCCCGTTGAGCACCGCGAACGCCGCGGACCTGGCCAACGCGGGAGTCAAAGACGCCACGCTGGCTTTTATCGTCAGTGGGGCAGGGAACCAACCGGCCTGGGGCGGCGTGTACTCGCTCACCGACCCGGTCATCACCTCCCAGATCTCGGCCCTGCAAAGCGCAGGCATCGACCCGACCATCTCCTTTGGCGGCGCGAATGGCGTGGATCTCGCCTACAACGCTCCCAGCGCCACCGCGCTGGCCCAGCAGTACCAGTCGGTGGTGAACGCCTTCGGAATTCGCCAGCTCGACTTCGACATCGAAGGTGGGATGCAGGCAAACAACGCAGTCTTGACCAGGCAGGCGCAGGCGATCGCGATGCTACAGGCACAGCAGGCTGCTCTGGGCACCCCGGTCGAGGTCTCCTACACCCTTCCGGTGCTGCCGACCGGTCTGACTCACGACGGGTTGAACGTTCTCCAGATCGCGAAGGCTAATGGCGTGGACATTGGACGGGTGAACATCATGGCCATGGACTACGGCGGACAATTCGACCAGGCTTACCCGGGCGGGCGCCCAGATATGGGTGACTACGCGATCCAGGCCGCGACGGCCGTCCACAGTCAGTTGATGACGCTGGATCCGTCGCTGTCTAGTGAGCAGGCGTGGTCGAAGATCGGGGTGACGCCGATGATCGGAATCAACGACGACATGAACGAGATCTTCTACGTCGAGGATGCCCAACAGCTGACTACCTTCGCCCAGCAGAACCATATCGGCGAGATTGGCATGTGGTCGGTCGCCCGTGACACTTCAGGCCAGTTGGGCGTCGTTGCACCCAACGGCAGCGGAGTGGCACAAACCCCCTACGAGTACTCGAGGACCTTCGCCCAGCTCGACGACTGA
- a CDS encoding HepT-like ribonuclease domain-containing protein translates to MSQLAKSNVDLAAQVPELPRIVAFRNILIHGYANVDDSLVWQVLTDKLAQLATVLRALLADFAGGPESIDAPSTREEAGS, encoded by the coding sequence TTGAGTCAACTGGCGAAGAGCAACGTCGACCTGGCGGCGCAGGTTCCGGAGCTGCCGCGGATCGTGGCCTTTCGGAACATTCTGATTCACGGGTATGCGAACGTCGACGACAGCCTTGTATGGCAGGTCCTGACAGACAAACTTGCACAGTTGGCAACCGTGTTGCGGGCGTTGCTGGCCGACTTTGCAGGCGGTCCCGAGTCCATTGACGCACCGTCAACCCGCGAGGAGGCCGGGAGTTGA
- a CDS encoding integrase core domain-containing protein, with translation MSNDNPFSESQFKTLKYRNDFPERFDSIEHARTWCKDFFDYLRHEHRHSALGLHTPASVYFGTAADIQAKRARVMADAYAANPNRFSSPPQPPKLPTAAWINPPTPQPKIVST, from the coding sequence GTGTCAAACGACAACCCGTTCAGCGAATCCCAGTTCAAAACGCTGAAGTACCGCAACGATTTTCCCGAACGGTTCGACTCGATCGAGCACGCCCGCACCTGGTGCAAAGACTTCTTCGACTACCTGCGCCACGAGCACCGCCATTCCGCGCTCGGCCTGCACACACCGGCGTCGGTGTACTTCGGCACCGCCGCCGACATCCAGGCCAAACGAGCCCGGGTCATGGCCGATGCCTACGCCGCCAACCCCAACCGGTTTAGCAGCCCACCACAGCCCCCGAAACTACCGACCGCGGCATGGATCAACCCACCGACCCCACAACCGAAAATAGTGTCCACATAG
- a CDS encoding nucleotidyltransferase family protein, producing MHEVVESRRHQIQALCRELSVRRLDVFGSVVSGSFDVDTSDVDVLVEFEVGPDFDHYFALKEGLEEIIGRPVDVVTPSGLANPYFRQRVMQTRELIYAA from the coding sequence GTGCACGAGGTGGTCGAGTCGAGGCGACACCAGATTCAGGCGCTGTGCCGTGAGCTATCCGTGCGCCGCTTGGACGTGTTCGGCTCCGTTGTCAGCGGTTCGTTCGACGTCGACACGAGTGATGTCGACGTGCTCGTGGAGTTCGAGGTGGGACCGGATTTCGACCATTACTTCGCGCTCAAGGAAGGGCTTGAAGAAATCATCGGCCGGCCGGTTGACGTGGTGACACCATCCGGCCTGGCGAACCCCTACTTCAGACAGCGCGTCATGCAGACGCGAGAACTGATCTATGCAGCCTGA